The proteins below are encoded in one region of Metabacillus dongyingensis:
- a CDS encoding LacI family DNA-binding transcriptional regulator, which translates to MVATIKDVARLANVAPSTVSRVIANNPRISEKTKERVREAMTELGYHPNFIARSLANQSTQAIGIVIPGSADKAFLNPFFPEVIRGISKGAHQKHYALHMSTGETDAEIMEGVVQMVEGKRVDGIVLLYSQVDDKLTKYLLLKNFPFVIVGKPFKDVELITHVDNDNYRAAKEVTEHLIELGHERVAFIGGNLKLVVTVERLLGYEKAIRNAGLEYRDDYIVHAQFLKEGGQAAVQELFKLNEPPTALVVADDLMALGVLNMLDDMGINVPNDVSVVSFNNVMLSEVSRPPLTTVDINIFQLGYEAAKHVIQLVEDPLDPIKRIIIPHKLMKRQSCIEYHSKKKLHQE; encoded by the coding sequence ATTGTGGCAACAATAAAAGATGTCGCAAGGTTAGCAAATGTAGCTCCATCAACTGTTTCGAGAGTGATTGCTAATAACCCGCGTATAAGTGAGAAAACAAAAGAAAGAGTAAGAGAAGCAATGACTGAGCTTGGATATCATCCTAATTTCATTGCCAGAAGTCTTGCAAATCAATCAACTCAGGCAATTGGAATTGTGATTCCAGGTTCTGCTGACAAAGCGTTTTTAAATCCCTTCTTCCCAGAAGTCATTCGCGGCATCAGTAAAGGAGCCCACCAGAAACATTATGCCCTGCATATGTCAACTGGTGAAACCGATGCAGAAATTATGGAAGGTGTCGTGCAGATGGTTGAAGGAAAACGGGTCGACGGCATTGTTCTCTTATATTCACAAGTAGATGATAAACTGACTAAATATCTTCTTTTGAAAAATTTCCCGTTTGTAATCGTTGGAAAACCATTTAAGGACGTTGAGTTAATCACACACGTAGACAACGATAATTACCGGGCTGCAAAAGAAGTAACAGAACATCTGATAGAACTTGGACACGAACGAGTTGCATTTATTGGCGGTAATCTCAAGCTGGTGGTAACCGTTGAACGCCTTTTAGGCTATGAAAAGGCCATACGCAATGCAGGTTTGGAATACCGCGATGACTATATTGTACATGCTCAATTTCTTAAAGAAGGCGGACAGGCTGCGGTTCAGGAATTGTTTAAATTGAATGAGCCGCCAACTGCACTTGTCGTAGCCGATGATCTGATGGCACTCGGAGTGCTGAACATGCTTGATGACATGGGCATCAATGTTCCTAATGATGTCTCTGTTGTATCGTTTAATAACGTAATGCTGTCAGAAGTTTCAAGACCGCCGCTTACGACTGTGGATATTAATATTTTTCAATTAGGCTATGAAGCTGCCAAGCATGTGATCCAGCTGGTTGAAGATCCACTGGACCCGATAAAACGGATTATCATTCCTCATAAATTGATGAAGCGTCAATCCTGTATAGAATATCACTCAAAGAAAAAACTGCACCAGGAATAA
- a CDS encoding alpha-amylase family glycosyl hydrolase, whose translation MYKRIFQVLIIPFFLLSGFSVNTVRAQEKEERSWQDESMYFIMIDRFNNGDTSNDFEANPKNPKAYHGGDLQGIIDKLDYIQEMGFTSIWLTPVFDNEEGGYHGYWIRDFKNVDENFGTLDDFKTLVKEAHKRDLKVMLDFVVNHTGYKHPWLNDPEKNDWFHEKKDIANWQNQEEVENGWLFGLPDLNTENPETKAYLMDAAKWWITETDIDGYRLDTVRHVPKAFWEEFSKEVKSVKKDFFLMGEVWDKDPRYVAGYTESGLDSVVDYPFYEDASNVFSKAGGSTGMLANVFKRNQVLYKDPYLLGNFIDNHDNERFTRKAITNNQNPVTRLKMALTYMYSAPGMPIVYYGTEIAMDGGNDPDNRRMMNFRANDDLIKYVSKLGKIRSEFPSLRRGDLDVLYDEKGMTILKRSYKNEVTVIALNNSAESRNAIVPAKALDENKELLGLLTGDITEEKNGEYEFILDRETAEIFEVGEKTGPNFPLISVFVAVPAVFAGFLYMNRRKKQA comes from the coding sequence ATGTATAAACGTATATTTCAAGTACTGATCATCCCTTTTTTCCTTCTCTCAGGTTTTTCAGTAAACACTGTTCGGGCACAAGAGAAGGAAGAACGATCGTGGCAAGATGAAAGTATGTATTTTATTATGATTGACCGTTTCAATAATGGAGATACAAGCAACGATTTTGAAGCAAATCCTAAAAATCCGAAGGCATATCATGGCGGTGATCTCCAGGGAATTATCGATAAACTGGATTACATTCAGGAAATGGGGTTCACATCTATTTGGCTGACTCCGGTCTTTGATAATGAAGAAGGCGGATATCACGGATATTGGATTCGTGATTTTAAAAACGTTGATGAGAACTTCGGAACACTTGACGATTTTAAGACGCTTGTAAAAGAAGCGCATAAACGAGATTTGAAGGTCATGCTTGATTTTGTCGTCAATCATACTGGCTATAAGCATCCATGGCTGAATGATCCGGAAAAGAATGACTGGTTCCATGAAAAAAAGGACATTGCCAACTGGCAAAATCAAGAGGAAGTAGAAAATGGCTGGCTGTTTGGATTGCCTGATTTAAACACCGAAAATCCTGAAACGAAAGCCTATTTAATGGATGCTGCCAAATGGTGGATTACCGAGACAGACATCGACGGATATCGCCTGGATACTGTTCGTCATGTACCAAAAGCCTTTTGGGAGGAATTTTCAAAAGAAGTAAAATCAGTAAAGAAAGATTTCTTTCTGATGGGAGAGGTATGGGATAAAGATCCGCGCTACGTAGCGGGTTATACGGAATCAGGACTAGATTCTGTGGTTGATTATCCTTTTTATGAAGATGCTTCCAATGTGTTTTCAAAAGCAGGAGGCTCAACAGGCATGCTTGCCAACGTGTTTAAGCGCAATCAAGTTCTTTATAAGGATCCTTATCTATTAGGAAATTTTATTGATAATCATGATAATGAACGATTTACAAGGAAAGCTATTACAAATAATCAAAATCCGGTTACCCGGCTGAAAATGGCATTGACGTACATGTATTCTGCACCTGGTATGCCGATTGTGTATTATGGGACAGAGATTGCGATGGATGGCGGCAATGATCCGGACAATCGCCGGATGATGAACTTCCGTGCCAATGATGATCTCATCAAGTATGTGTCAAAGCTTGGGAAAATCCGCTCTGAATTTCCATCTTTAAGACGCGGTGACCTGGATGTTTTATATGATGAAAAAGGAATGACCATTCTTAAAAGATCCTATAAGAACGAGGTAACTGTTATTGCCCTAAATAACTCCGCTGAATCAAGAAATGCTATTGTCCCTGCAAAAGCTCTTGATGAAAATAAAGAATTGCTCGGGTTGCTCACAGGCGATATAACGGAAGAAAAGAATGGAGAGTATGAATTTATTCTCGACCGTGAAACTGCTGAGATCTTTGAGGTTGGGGAAAAAACAGGCCCAAACTTTCCGCTGATCAGTGTATTCGTGGCAGTTCCAGCAGTATTTGCGGGATTCTTATATATGAACAGAAGAAAGAAGCAAGCATAA
- a CDS encoding sugar ABC transporter permease: MNKKLTDKLVVGFIYAILIITAILVLYPVYFILIGSLNPGDSLFATKLIPEALTLDHYRYLFEETKYLTWYQNTFKIAFFNMLISTFLVVTAAYAFSRFRFPGRKQGLMAMLVLQMFPSFMGMIAIYILLLQIGLLDNHWGLILVYAGGSIPFGAWLVKGYFDGLPRSLEEAAKMDGASHTTIFFKIMMPLSKPILVFIAVNNFIGPWMDFIFARLILRSNENKTLAVGLFEFVTGRTSTQFTTFAAGAVLVAVPITILFLIFQKYIVEGLTAGANKG, encoded by the coding sequence ATGAATAAAAAATTAACTGATAAACTCGTCGTTGGCTTTATATACGCCATTTTAATCATAACAGCGATTCTTGTTCTTTATCCTGTTTATTTCATCCTGATCGGATCATTAAATCCAGGAGATTCATTGTTTGCAACTAAACTGATTCCTGAAGCATTAACTCTTGATCACTATCGTTATTTGTTTGAAGAAACAAAATATCTGACATGGTATCAAAATACGTTCAAAATTGCCTTTTTTAACATGCTGATTTCAACATTCCTTGTAGTAACTGCAGCATATGCTTTTTCGCGCTTCCGTTTTCCGGGCCGCAAACAGGGATTGATGGCGATGCTTGTTCTGCAAATGTTCCCGAGCTTCATGGGGATGATTGCGATTTACATTTTACTTCTTCAAATCGGCTTATTAGACAATCACTGGGGCCTTATCTTAGTGTATGCAGGCGGATCGATTCCTTTTGGAGCATGGCTTGTAAAAGGGTACTTTGACGGCCTTCCAAGAAGTTTGGAAGAAGCAGCTAAAATGGACGGTGCCAGTCATACTACGATTTTCTTTAAAATTATGATGCCATTGTCAAAACCTATCTTAGTATTTATTGCTGTTAATAACTTTATCGGACCTTGGATGGACTTCATTTTTGCCCGTCTGATTCTCCGTTCAAACGAGAACAAAACACTTGCAGTTGGTCTATTTGAATTCGTTACAGGCAGAACGAGCACTCAATTTACTACTTTTGCAGCCGGAGCGGTTTTAGTAGCTGTTCCAATAACGATTCTGTTCTTGATCTTCCAAAAGTACATTGTTGAAGGATTGACAGCCGGAGCGAATAAAGGGTAA
- a CDS encoding penicillin acylase family protein, producing MEAKAERRFEPKRRRSLWIGLGALLFLLISAFIFVNLFIEKSLPQLKGEVIVSGMTNAVEVTRDKNGVPHITAQSEKDLYIAQGYVQAQDRLFQMDLSRRQASGMLSEVVGAATIDKDKFFRTLGLRRAAEASYPEYDQSSRDAMQWFADGVNVFMKEAKAEGTLPLEFKLLKYEPAEWTPIDSLTIGKYMAFDLGGHWSGQAFRYWALGTFSKEKAYDLFPSYPKDAPEILSAYEEVDMNLEKSFASAVIPPEFNGSNNWVVSGEKSESGKPLLADDPHLSLATPSIWYQMHLQSDSMNVSGVVFAGVPGIILGHNDHIAWGVTNTGPDVQDLYIEKRNPVNPHQFLYNNKWEDAKVFKEPIAVKDEKTLEYEVIETRHGPIMSEFAFDKKQNTALSMKWTALMPSTEFQAVLSMNKAKDWNEFEQALEDFHVPTQNFVFAGADGTIAYKANGKIPIRKKGDGMIPVPGWTDEYEWEGFIPYDELPRSVNPEEGFVATANNKVIDDSYPYHLSHHWAQPYRYMRIKEVLEKEEKFTLNDMKKLQMDQRNLYAEEFLPFILERIRAGDLNKAEKASVNLLSKWNMTDDKDLAAPLLFHLLMKEIPLTLFKDAVPNEMDDLFEGKQGIVDELLRRAFNGDESEWFSDKGGLDQVLLTSFENVVVSLKEEYGDNPKAWKWGDYHQLYFGHPLSNASPVLKWLFNHEKPVPVGGSQITVGAANYNEEGIVDHGASWRFVIDAADLAKGHHIVGPGQSGHVRSSWYQDQLQDWVNGTYHVTDIQPEHAGEKLTLLPEK from the coding sequence ATGGAGGCAAAGGCTGAACGAAGATTTGAACCTAAGCGGCGAAGGAGTTTATGGATTGGACTTGGTGCACTTCTCTTTCTATTAATAAGTGCATTTATTTTTGTAAACCTTTTCATTGAGAAAAGTCTTCCCCAACTAAAGGGAGAAGTAATTGTAAGCGGAATGACCAATGCAGTTGAAGTAACCAGGGATAAAAATGGAGTTCCGCATATTACCGCGCAATCTGAAAAGGATTTATACATCGCGCAGGGATATGTACAGGCTCAGGATCGCCTCTTCCAGATGGATTTAAGCAGGAGACAGGCATCAGGAATGCTGAGTGAAGTGGTAGGCGCGGCCACTATTGATAAGGACAAGTTTTTCAGAACGCTGGGCTTAAGAAGGGCAGCTGAAGCTTCATATCCTGAGTATGATCAATCCTCCAGAGATGCTATGCAGTGGTTTGCAGACGGTGTAAATGTTTTTATGAAAGAAGCAAAAGCAGAAGGTACGCTGCCTCTTGAATTTAAACTGCTGAAATATGAGCCGGCAGAATGGACACCAATCGATTCACTTACAATCGGTAAATACATGGCTTTTGATTTAGGCGGTCACTGGTCCGGGCAGGCGTTTCGCTACTGGGCTTTAGGTACGTTTTCAAAAGAGAAAGCATATGACTTATTCCCTTCCTATCCAAAGGATGCACCTGAAATTCTGTCCGCTTATGAGGAAGTGGATATGAACTTGGAAAAAAGTTTTGCAAGTGCCGTTATTCCACCTGAATTTAACGGAAGCAACAACTGGGTTGTAAGCGGTGAAAAAAGCGAAAGCGGAAAGCCGCTGCTTGCAGATGATCCCCATCTTTCACTCGCCACACCGTCGATTTGGTATCAGATGCATCTGCAAAGTGACAGCATGAATGTCAGCGGCGTTGTCTTTGCCGGGGTCCCGGGAATTATTCTTGGACACAATGATCATATTGCCTGGGGGGTGACAAATACAGGACCAGATGTACAGGATTTATATATTGAAAAACGAAATCCGGTTAATCCGCACCAATTTTTATATAACAACAAATGGGAAGATGCGAAAGTGTTTAAAGAGCCAATTGCGGTTAAGGATGAAAAGACACTTGAATATGAGGTTATTGAAACAAGACACGGTCCGATTATGTCTGAATTTGCATTTGATAAAAAACAGAATACAGCACTCTCAATGAAATGGACAGCCCTTATGCCGTCAACAGAATTCCAGGCAGTGCTCTCAATGAACAAAGCTAAAGATTGGAACGAATTCGAACAGGCACTTGAAGATTTTCACGTTCCAACGCAAAATTTTGTTTTTGCCGGGGCAGACGGAACGATTGCCTATAAAGCCAACGGGAAAATTCCAATCAGGAAAAAAGGAGACGGCATGATTCCTGTACCGGGCTGGACAGATGAATATGAATGGGAAGGATTCATCCCCTATGACGAGCTTCCCCGTTCGGTCAATCCCGAAGAAGGGTTTGTTGCTACGGCAAACAATAAGGTGATTGATGATTCTTACCCTTACCATCTCAGTCATCATTGGGCCCAGCCTTATCGGTATATGAGGATAAAAGAGGTTTTAGAGAAAGAAGAAAAGTTCACTTTAAATGATATGAAAAAACTGCAGATGGATCAGCGGAATTTATATGCCGAAGAATTTTTGCCTTTTATTCTTGAAAGGATTAGAGCGGGTGATCTGAATAAGGCCGAAAAAGCTTCTGTGAATTTGCTTTCAAAATGGAATATGACAGATGATAAAGACTTGGCAGCTCCTCTTCTCTTTCACTTGCTGATGAAAGAAATTCCGCTCACCCTTTTTAAGGATGCTGTACCAAATGAAATGGATGACTTATTTGAAGGAAAACAGGGAATCGTTGATGAACTCCTTAGACGTGCATTTAACGGCGATGAATCTGAGTGGTTCTCAGATAAGGGCGGCCTTGATCAAGTATTGCTCACTTCTTTTGAGAATGTGGTAGTTTCTCTTAAAGAAGAATACGGGGATAACCCTAAGGCATGGAAATGGGGTGACTATCATCAGCTTTATTTCGGACACCCTCTCTCAAATGCCTCCCCAGTTTTAAAATGGCTGTTTAATCATGAGAAACCAGTGCCTGTCGGCGGCAGCCAAATTACGGTGGGCGCAGCAAATTACAATGAAGAGGGAATTGTGGACCACGGCGCTTCTTGGAGGTTTGTCATTGATGCAGCAGACCTCGCCAAAGGACATCACATTGTCGGACCGGGCCAGTCAGGTCATGTCAGAAGCAGCTGGTATCAGGATCAGCTTCAGGATTGGGTAAACGGTACTTATCATGTGACGGATATACAGCCTGAGCATGCGGGAGAGAAATTGACATTATTGCCGGAGAAATGA